The following are encoded together in the Populus trichocarpa isolate Nisqually-1 chromosome 5, P.trichocarpa_v4.1, whole genome shotgun sequence genome:
- the LOC18098656 gene encoding acetylajmalan esterase: MANSKIIIASVLISFLFLVAVLPYASNAKSLKSCGFDAIYQLGDSISDTGNFIQEKPSSVYARFPYGETFFNKPTGRCSNGRLMIDFIASSAGVPFLDAHLNPNGTFTRGHGVNFAVASSTALPADILSKKNIFPPTHSSLSVQLDWMFSYFNSICFNEQDCAEKLKNSLFMVGEIGVNDYTYAFFQGKIMEEVKNMVPDVVQAIKDAVTRVIGYGARRVVVPGNVPIGCFPIYLTGFQTNNTDAYDKFHCLKGLNNLSASHNDHLQQAIEELKKENPNVLIAYADYYNAFQWILTKAPNLGFDAKSVQKACCGTGGDYGFNALKMCGTPGVPVCPEPDRYISWDGVQLTEKAYQYMALWIIDDILPKLQCPA; encoded by the exons ATGGCtaacagtaaaattattatagCTTCGGTCCTGATTAGTTTTCTCTTCCTTGTAGCAGTGCTCCCTTACGCATCCAATGCAAAATCTCTGAAATCTTGTGGGTTTGATGCAATTTATCAGCTTGGTGATTCGATATCGGACACTGGCAATTTCATCCAGGAGAAACCTTCATCTGTGTATGCTAGGTTTCCTTATGGCGAAACTTTTTTCAACAAACCTACCGGCAGATGCTCAAATGGGAGGCTGATGATTGATTTTATCG CAAGTTCAGCAGGTGTTCCATTTCTTGATGCTCACTTGAATCCAAATGGAACATTCACTCGCGGCCATGGAGTGAATTTTGCAGTTGCTAGCTCGACTGCCTTGCCAGCAGATATTCTATCGAAAAAGAACATCTTTCCTCCTACTCATAGTTCTCTTAGTGTACAACTTGACTGGATGTTCTcttatttcaattcaatttgtttcaatGAGCAAG ATTGtgctgaaaaacttaaaaactccCTCTTCATGGTCGGAGAGATTGGAGTCAATGACTATACCTATGCTTTTTTCCAAGGCAAAATCATGGAGGAGGTAAAAAACATGGTGCCTGATGTTGTTCAAGCCATCAAAGATGCCGTGACG AGAGTTATTGGTTATGGCGCTAGACGCGTGGTTGTCCCTGGAAATGTCCCAATAGGTTGTTTTCCAATCTATCTTACTGGATTTCAGACCAACAATACCGATGCCTACGACAAATTTCACTGCCTGAAAGGACTTAACAACCTCTCTGCTTCCCACAATGATCATCTCCAACAAGCCATAGAAGAATTGAAGAAGGAAAACCCTAATGTGCTCATTGCATATGCTGATTATTACAACGCATTCCAATGGATTCTTACCAAAGCTCCAAACCTTG GTTTTGATGCCAAATCTGTTCAGAAGGCTTGTTGTGGGACTGGCGGTGATTATGGTTTCAATGCCTTGAAAATGTGTGGAACTCCTGGTGTGCCAGTTTGCCCCGAACCTGATCGGTATATCAGCTGGGACGGAGTTCAGTTGACCGAAAAGGCATACCAATACATGGCATTGTGGATCATTGATGACATCTTACCAAAGCTTCAATGCCCTGCCTGA
- the LOC18098657 gene encoding 60S ribosomal protein L22-2, which translates to MSKATASGAKGKKKGVTFTVDCTKPVEDKIMDIASLEKFLQERIKVGGKAGALGDTVTVTREKSKITVTSDSNFSKRYLKYLTKKYLKKHNVRDWLRVISSNKDRNVYELRYFNIAENEGEEED; encoded by the exons ATGAGTAAGGCAACAGCATCAGGAGCCAAAGGGAAGAAGAAAGGTGTAACCTTCACGGTAGATTGTACAAAGCCAGTGGAGGACAAGATTATGGACATTGCGTCATTGGAGAAGTTTCTTCAAGAGAGGATCAAAGTTGGAGGCAAAGCTGGTGCTCTCGGTGACACCGTTACTGTTACACGTGAAAAGAGCAAGATTACTGTCACTTCTGACAGTAACTTCTCCAAAAG GTATCTGAAGTACTTGACAAAGAAGTATTTGAAGAAACACAATGTTAGGGATTGGCTACGAGTGATTTCATCCAACAAAGATCGCAATGTTTATGAGTTGAGATACTTCAACATTGCTGAGAACGAGGGAGAGGAAGAAGACTGA
- the LOC18098658 gene encoding uncharacterized protein LOC18098658, which translates to MADAKTKVESIREWVVEHKLRAVGCLWLSGITGSFAYNWSKPNMKPSVKIIHARLHAQALTLAALAGAALVEYYDHNSGAKADRYAELVPHKD; encoded by the exons ATGGCTGATGCTAAGACCAAAGTGGAATCTATCAGGGAATGGGTTGTTGAACATAAGCTTAGAGCTGTTG GATGTCTATGGCTTAGTGGTATTACGGGTTCGTTTGCCTACAATTGGTCGAAACCAAATATGAAACCCAGTGTCAAGATCATTCATGCTAG GTTGCATGCACAGGCTCTCACCCTGGCTGCATTAGCTGGTGCTGCTTTGGTTGAATACTATGACCATAACTCTGGAGCAAAGGCTGATCGATATGCAGAGCTTGTCCCACACAAGGACTAA
- the LOC18098659 gene encoding serine/arginine-rich splicing factor SR30 isoform X1, which produces MSRASRTLYVGNLPGDIRVREVEDLFYKYGPIVDIDLKIPPRPPGYAFVEFEDAHDAKYAIRGLDGYNFDGCRLRVELAHGGRRHSSPVDRYSSYSGSSGSRGPPKHSDYRVLVSGLPSSASWQDLKDHMRRAGDVCFSQVFRDHGGMTGIVDYTNYDDMKYAIKKLDDSEFRNAFSRAYIRVREYDSRRSYSRSPSCSSHVSRSRSRSRSHGRSYSDRSRRSTPPKSPRAKYSRRSRSVSVSSRSRAGSSPRALSSDLATWGLDVKDLRGCGGSYACTSLHVLRSRSRSRSPVDSRPRSKQDYRTPSRSPARLSQPRSPSVRSDRSRSVDSMDR; this is translated from the exons ATGAGCCGAGCAAGTCGAACACTTTACGTTGGCAATCTCCCCGGCGATATTCGTGTGAGGGAAGTTGAAGATTTGTTTTATAAG TATGGGCCCATTGTTGACATTGATTTGAAAATCCCACCGAGACCTCCAGGCTATGCATTTGTTGAG TTTGAAGATGCTCATGATGCTAAATATGCAATTCGCGGTCTGGATGGATATAATTTTGATGGTTGTCGATTACGA GTTGAGCTTGCTCATGGTGGGCGAAGACATTCATCACCAGTGGATCGTTATAGCAGTTACAGTGGTAGCAGTGGTAGCCGTGGGCCTCCCAAGCACTCTGACTATCGTG TTTTAGTCTCTGGATTGCCTTCTTCTGCTTCATGGCAAGACTTAAAG GATCATATGCGTCGAGCTGGGGATGTCTGCTTTTCTCAAGTCTTTCGCGACCATGGTG GCATGACAGGAATTGTAGACTACACGAACTATGATGACATGAAATATGCT ATCAAGAAGCTTGATGACTCTGAGTTCCGGAATGCATTTTCTCGGGCATATATTCGG GTGCGGGAGTATGATTCTAGACGGAGTTACTCTAGGAGCCCCAGTTGCAGTTCACATGTATCAAGAAGCCGGAGTCGCAGTCGCAGTCACGGTCGAAGCTATAGTGACAGGAGCCGGAGGTCCACACCGCC CAAGTCTCCAAGGGCAAAATATTCACGGCGTTCTCGATCTGTATCTGTTTCCTCTCGTTCTCGTGCAGGATCATCTCCACGAGCTTTGTCGAG TGATCTGGCCACCTGGGGATTGGATGTTAAGGACTTGAGGGGATGTGGTGGGTCGTATGCGTGCACCTCTTTGCATGTTTTGAG ATCCCGTTCAAGATCAAGATCTCCAGTTGATTCT CGGCCTCGCAGCAAACAAGACTATAGAACCCCAAGCAGAAGCCCCGCTCGTTTATCTCAGCCCCGTTCGCCTTCT GTGAGATCTGATAGAAGTCGTTCAGTAGACTCCATGGATCGTTGA
- the LOC18098659 gene encoding serine/arginine-rich splicing factor SR30 isoform X2, with product MSRASRTLYVGNLPGDIRVREVEDLFYKYGPIVDIDLKIPPRPPGYAFVEFEDAHDAKYAIRGLDGYNFDGCRLRVELAHGGRRHSSPVDRYSSYSGSSGSRGPPKHSDYRVLVSGLPSSASWQDLKDHMRRAGDVCFSQVFRDHGGMTGIVDYTNYDDMKYAIKKLDDSEFRNAFSRAYIRVREYDSRRSYSRSPSCSSHVSRSRSRSRSHGRSYSDRSRRSTPPKSPRAKYSRRSRSVSVSSRSRAGSSPRALSSDLATWGLDVKDLRGCGGSYACTSLHVLRSRSRSRSPVDSPRSKQDYRTPSRSPARLSQPRSPSVRSDRSRSVDSMDR from the exons ATGAGCCGAGCAAGTCGAACACTTTACGTTGGCAATCTCCCCGGCGATATTCGTGTGAGGGAAGTTGAAGATTTGTTTTATAAG TATGGGCCCATTGTTGACATTGATTTGAAAATCCCACCGAGACCTCCAGGCTATGCATTTGTTGAG TTTGAAGATGCTCATGATGCTAAATATGCAATTCGCGGTCTGGATGGATATAATTTTGATGGTTGTCGATTACGA GTTGAGCTTGCTCATGGTGGGCGAAGACATTCATCACCAGTGGATCGTTATAGCAGTTACAGTGGTAGCAGTGGTAGCCGTGGGCCTCCCAAGCACTCTGACTATCGTG TTTTAGTCTCTGGATTGCCTTCTTCTGCTTCATGGCAAGACTTAAAG GATCATATGCGTCGAGCTGGGGATGTCTGCTTTTCTCAAGTCTTTCGCGACCATGGTG GCATGACAGGAATTGTAGACTACACGAACTATGATGACATGAAATATGCT ATCAAGAAGCTTGATGACTCTGAGTTCCGGAATGCATTTTCTCGGGCATATATTCGG GTGCGGGAGTATGATTCTAGACGGAGTTACTCTAGGAGCCCCAGTTGCAGTTCACATGTATCAAGAAGCCGGAGTCGCAGTCGCAGTCACGGTCGAAGCTATAGTGACAGGAGCCGGAGGTCCACACCGCC CAAGTCTCCAAGGGCAAAATATTCACGGCGTTCTCGATCTGTATCTGTTTCCTCTCGTTCTCGTGCAGGATCATCTCCACGAGCTTTGTCGAG TGATCTGGCCACCTGGGGATTGGATGTTAAGGACTTGAGGGGATGTGGTGGGTCGTATGCGTGCACCTCTTTGCATGTTTTGAG ATCCCGTTCAAGATCAAGATCTCCAGTTGATTCT CCTCGCAGCAAACAAGACTATAGAACCCCAAGCAGAAGCCCCGCTCGTTTATCTCAGCCCCGTTCGCCTTCT GTGAGATCTGATAGAAGTCGTTCAGTAGACTCCATGGATCGTTGA
- the LOC18098659 gene encoding serine/arginine-rich splicing factor SR30 isoform X5 yields the protein MSRASRTLYVGNLPGDIRVREVEDLFYKYGPIVDIDLKIPPRPPGYAFVEFEDAHDAKYAIRGLDGYNFDGCRLRVELAHGGRRHSSPVDRYSSYSGSSGSRGPPKHSDYRVLVSGLPSSASWQDLKDHMRRAGDVCFSQVFRDHGGMTGIVDYTNYDDMKYAIKKLDDSEFRNAFSRAYIRVREYDSRRSYSRSPSCSSHVSRSRSRSRSHGRSYSDRSRRSTPPKSPRAKYSRRSRSVSVSSRSRAGSSPRALSRSRSRSRSPVDSPRSKQDYRTPSRSPARLSQPRSPSVRSDRSRSVDSMDR from the exons ATGAGCCGAGCAAGTCGAACACTTTACGTTGGCAATCTCCCCGGCGATATTCGTGTGAGGGAAGTTGAAGATTTGTTTTATAAG TATGGGCCCATTGTTGACATTGATTTGAAAATCCCACCGAGACCTCCAGGCTATGCATTTGTTGAG TTTGAAGATGCTCATGATGCTAAATATGCAATTCGCGGTCTGGATGGATATAATTTTGATGGTTGTCGATTACGA GTTGAGCTTGCTCATGGTGGGCGAAGACATTCATCACCAGTGGATCGTTATAGCAGTTACAGTGGTAGCAGTGGTAGCCGTGGGCCTCCCAAGCACTCTGACTATCGTG TTTTAGTCTCTGGATTGCCTTCTTCTGCTTCATGGCAAGACTTAAAG GATCATATGCGTCGAGCTGGGGATGTCTGCTTTTCTCAAGTCTTTCGCGACCATGGTG GCATGACAGGAATTGTAGACTACACGAACTATGATGACATGAAATATGCT ATCAAGAAGCTTGATGACTCTGAGTTCCGGAATGCATTTTCTCGGGCATATATTCGG GTGCGGGAGTATGATTCTAGACGGAGTTACTCTAGGAGCCCCAGTTGCAGTTCACATGTATCAAGAAGCCGGAGTCGCAGTCGCAGTCACGGTCGAAGCTATAGTGACAGGAGCCGGAGGTCCACACCGCC CAAGTCTCCAAGGGCAAAATATTCACGGCGTTCTCGATCTGTATCTGTTTCCTCTCGTTCTCGTGCAGGATCATCTCCACGAGCTTTGTCGAG ATCCCGTTCAAGATCAAGATCTCCAGTTGATTCT CCTCGCAGCAAACAAGACTATAGAACCCCAAGCAGAAGCCCCGCTCGTTTATCTCAGCCCCGTTCGCCTTCT GTGAGATCTGATAGAAGTCGTTCAGTAGACTCCATGGATCGTTGA
- the LOC18098659 gene encoding serine/arginine-rich splicing factor SR30 isoform X3, giving the protein MSRASRTLYVGNLPGDIRVREVEDLFYKYGPIVDIDLKIPPRPPGYAFVEFEDAHDAKYAIRGLDGYNFDGCRLRVELAHGGRRHSSPVDRYSSYSGSSGSRGPPKHSDYRVLVSGLPSSASWQDLKDHMRRAGDVCFSQVFRDHGGMTGIVDYTNYDDMKYAIKKLDDSEFRNAFSRAYIRVREYDSRRSYSRSPSCSSHVSRSRSRSRSHGRSYSDRSRSKSPRAKYSRRSRSVSVSSRSRAGSSPRALSSDLATWGLDVKDLRGCGGSYACTSLHVLRSRSRSRSPVDSRPRSKQDYRTPSRSPARLSQPRSPSVRSDRSRSVDSMDR; this is encoded by the exons ATGAGCCGAGCAAGTCGAACACTTTACGTTGGCAATCTCCCCGGCGATATTCGTGTGAGGGAAGTTGAAGATTTGTTTTATAAG TATGGGCCCATTGTTGACATTGATTTGAAAATCCCACCGAGACCTCCAGGCTATGCATTTGTTGAG TTTGAAGATGCTCATGATGCTAAATATGCAATTCGCGGTCTGGATGGATATAATTTTGATGGTTGTCGATTACGA GTTGAGCTTGCTCATGGTGGGCGAAGACATTCATCACCAGTGGATCGTTATAGCAGTTACAGTGGTAGCAGTGGTAGCCGTGGGCCTCCCAAGCACTCTGACTATCGTG TTTTAGTCTCTGGATTGCCTTCTTCTGCTTCATGGCAAGACTTAAAG GATCATATGCGTCGAGCTGGGGATGTCTGCTTTTCTCAAGTCTTTCGCGACCATGGTG GCATGACAGGAATTGTAGACTACACGAACTATGATGACATGAAATATGCT ATCAAGAAGCTTGATGACTCTGAGTTCCGGAATGCATTTTCTCGGGCATATATTCGG GTGCGGGAGTATGATTCTAGACGGAGTTACTCTAGGAGCCCCAGTTGCAGTTCACATGTATCAAGAAGCCGGAGTCGCAGTCGCAGTCACGGTCGAAGCTATAGTGACAGGAGCCGGAG CAAGTCTCCAAGGGCAAAATATTCACGGCGTTCTCGATCTGTATCTGTTTCCTCTCGTTCTCGTGCAGGATCATCTCCACGAGCTTTGTCGAG TGATCTGGCCACCTGGGGATTGGATGTTAAGGACTTGAGGGGATGTGGTGGGTCGTATGCGTGCACCTCTTTGCATGTTTTGAG ATCCCGTTCAAGATCAAGATCTCCAGTTGATTCT CGGCCTCGCAGCAAACAAGACTATAGAACCCCAAGCAGAAGCCCCGCTCGTTTATCTCAGCCCCGTTCGCCTTCT GTGAGATCTGATAGAAGTCGTTCAGTAGACTCCATGGATCGTTGA
- the LOC18098659 gene encoding serine/arginine-rich splicing factor SR30 isoform X4, whose amino-acid sequence MSRASRTLYVGNLPGDIRVREVEDLFYKYGPIVDIDLKIPPRPPGYAFVEFEDAHDAKYAIRGLDGYNFDGCRLRVELAHGGRRHSSPVDRYSSYSGSSGSRGPPKHSDYRVLVSGLPSSASWQDLKDHMRRAGDVCFSQVFRDHGGMTGIVDYTNYDDMKYAIKKLDDSEFRNAFSRAYIRVREYDSRRSYSRSPSCSSHVSRSRSRSRSHGRSYSDRSRRSTPPKSPRAKYSRRSRSVSVSSRSRAGSSPRALSRSRSRSRSPVDSRPRSKQDYRTPSRSPARLSQPRSPSVRSDRSRSVDSMDR is encoded by the exons ATGAGCCGAGCAAGTCGAACACTTTACGTTGGCAATCTCCCCGGCGATATTCGTGTGAGGGAAGTTGAAGATTTGTTTTATAAG TATGGGCCCATTGTTGACATTGATTTGAAAATCCCACCGAGACCTCCAGGCTATGCATTTGTTGAG TTTGAAGATGCTCATGATGCTAAATATGCAATTCGCGGTCTGGATGGATATAATTTTGATGGTTGTCGATTACGA GTTGAGCTTGCTCATGGTGGGCGAAGACATTCATCACCAGTGGATCGTTATAGCAGTTACAGTGGTAGCAGTGGTAGCCGTGGGCCTCCCAAGCACTCTGACTATCGTG TTTTAGTCTCTGGATTGCCTTCTTCTGCTTCATGGCAAGACTTAAAG GATCATATGCGTCGAGCTGGGGATGTCTGCTTTTCTCAAGTCTTTCGCGACCATGGTG GCATGACAGGAATTGTAGACTACACGAACTATGATGACATGAAATATGCT ATCAAGAAGCTTGATGACTCTGAGTTCCGGAATGCATTTTCTCGGGCATATATTCGG GTGCGGGAGTATGATTCTAGACGGAGTTACTCTAGGAGCCCCAGTTGCAGTTCACATGTATCAAGAAGCCGGAGTCGCAGTCGCAGTCACGGTCGAAGCTATAGTGACAGGAGCCGGAGGTCCACACCGCC CAAGTCTCCAAGGGCAAAATATTCACGGCGTTCTCGATCTGTATCTGTTTCCTCTCGTTCTCGTGCAGGATCATCTCCACGAGCTTTGTCGAG ATCCCGTTCAAGATCAAGATCTCCAGTTGATTCT CGGCCTCGCAGCAAACAAGACTATAGAACCCCAAGCAGAAGCCCCGCTCGTTTATCTCAGCCCCGTTCGCCTTCT GTGAGATCTGATAGAAGTCGTTCAGTAGACTCCATGGATCGTTGA
- the LOC18098659 gene encoding serine/arginine-rich splicing factor SR30 isoform X7, whose product MSRASRTLYVGNLPGDIRVREVEDLFYKYGPIVDIDLKIPPRPPGYAFVEFEDAHDAKYAIRGLDGYNFDGCRLRVELAHGGRRHSSPVDRYSSYSGSSGSRGPPKHSDYRVLVSGLPSSASWQDLKDHMRRAGDVCFSQVFRDHGGMTGIVDYTNYDDMKYAIKKLDDSEFRNAFSRAYIRVREYDSRRSYSRSPSCSSHVSRSRSRSRSHGRSYSDRSRSKSPRAKYSRRSRSVSVSSRSRAGSSPRALSRSRSRSRSPVDSPRSKQDYRTPSRSPARLSQPRSPSVRSDRSRSVDSMDR is encoded by the exons ATGAGCCGAGCAAGTCGAACACTTTACGTTGGCAATCTCCCCGGCGATATTCGTGTGAGGGAAGTTGAAGATTTGTTTTATAAG TATGGGCCCATTGTTGACATTGATTTGAAAATCCCACCGAGACCTCCAGGCTATGCATTTGTTGAG TTTGAAGATGCTCATGATGCTAAATATGCAATTCGCGGTCTGGATGGATATAATTTTGATGGTTGTCGATTACGA GTTGAGCTTGCTCATGGTGGGCGAAGACATTCATCACCAGTGGATCGTTATAGCAGTTACAGTGGTAGCAGTGGTAGCCGTGGGCCTCCCAAGCACTCTGACTATCGTG TTTTAGTCTCTGGATTGCCTTCTTCTGCTTCATGGCAAGACTTAAAG GATCATATGCGTCGAGCTGGGGATGTCTGCTTTTCTCAAGTCTTTCGCGACCATGGTG GCATGACAGGAATTGTAGACTACACGAACTATGATGACATGAAATATGCT ATCAAGAAGCTTGATGACTCTGAGTTCCGGAATGCATTTTCTCGGGCATATATTCGG GTGCGGGAGTATGATTCTAGACGGAGTTACTCTAGGAGCCCCAGTTGCAGTTCACATGTATCAAGAAGCCGGAGTCGCAGTCGCAGTCACGGTCGAAGCTATAGTGACAGGAGCCGGAG CAAGTCTCCAAGGGCAAAATATTCACGGCGTTCTCGATCTGTATCTGTTTCCTCTCGTTCTCGTGCAGGATCATCTCCACGAGCTTTGTCGAG ATCCCGTTCAAGATCAAGATCTCCAGTTGATTCT CCTCGCAGCAAACAAGACTATAGAACCCCAAGCAGAAGCCCCGCTCGTTTATCTCAGCCCCGTTCGCCTTCT GTGAGATCTGATAGAAGTCGTTCAGTAGACTCCATGGATCGTTGA
- the LOC18098659 gene encoding serine/arginine-rich splicing factor SR30 isoform X6, translating to MSRASRTLYVGNLPGDIRVREVEDLFYKYGPIVDIDLKIPPRPPGYAFVEFEDAHDAKYAIRGLDGYNFDGCRLRVELAHGGRRHSSPVDRYSSYSGSSGSRGPPKHSDYRVLVSGLPSSASWQDLKDHMRRAGDVCFSQVFRDHGGMTGIVDYTNYDDMKYAIKKLDDSEFRNAFSRAYIRVREYDSRRSYSRSPSCSSHVSRSRSRSRSHGRSYSDRSRSKSPRAKYSRRSRSVSVSSRSRAGSSPRALSRSRSRSRSPVDSRPRSKQDYRTPSRSPARLSQPRSPSVRSDRSRSVDSMDR from the exons ATGAGCCGAGCAAGTCGAACACTTTACGTTGGCAATCTCCCCGGCGATATTCGTGTGAGGGAAGTTGAAGATTTGTTTTATAAG TATGGGCCCATTGTTGACATTGATTTGAAAATCCCACCGAGACCTCCAGGCTATGCATTTGTTGAG TTTGAAGATGCTCATGATGCTAAATATGCAATTCGCGGTCTGGATGGATATAATTTTGATGGTTGTCGATTACGA GTTGAGCTTGCTCATGGTGGGCGAAGACATTCATCACCAGTGGATCGTTATAGCAGTTACAGTGGTAGCAGTGGTAGCCGTGGGCCTCCCAAGCACTCTGACTATCGTG TTTTAGTCTCTGGATTGCCTTCTTCTGCTTCATGGCAAGACTTAAAG GATCATATGCGTCGAGCTGGGGATGTCTGCTTTTCTCAAGTCTTTCGCGACCATGGTG GCATGACAGGAATTGTAGACTACACGAACTATGATGACATGAAATATGCT ATCAAGAAGCTTGATGACTCTGAGTTCCGGAATGCATTTTCTCGGGCATATATTCGG GTGCGGGAGTATGATTCTAGACGGAGTTACTCTAGGAGCCCCAGTTGCAGTTCACATGTATCAAGAAGCCGGAGTCGCAGTCGCAGTCACGGTCGAAGCTATAGTGACAGGAGCCGGAG CAAGTCTCCAAGGGCAAAATATTCACGGCGTTCTCGATCTGTATCTGTTTCCTCTCGTTCTCGTGCAGGATCATCTCCACGAGCTTTGTCGAG ATCCCGTTCAAGATCAAGATCTCCAGTTGATTCT CGGCCTCGCAGCAAACAAGACTATAGAACCCCAAGCAGAAGCCCCGCTCGTTTATCTCAGCCCCGTTCGCCTTCT GTGAGATCTGATAGAAGTCGTTCAGTAGACTCCATGGATCGTTGA